The following proteins are encoded in a genomic region of Streptomyces sp. NBC_01723:
- a CDS encoding bifunctional glycosyltransferase 87/phosphatase PAP2 family protein yields the protein MANAEHSGRPAESFGASAADATRARLRAARLGLWLIAAVLAARQLAAVLGTPRGERLTDLETWVGEHGVLHVKGSLYESTQFTGTPFVGLVLKPFTRAAEQALGWGWTFGSLLLVVALGLVAARALPQPVGRRTALLAAPVAVSLLMLSLPVRNALWLGQTSIIPVLLVLVGCFAVRGAHGDRIGGVLIGVAAAFQPTVLLFVPLLWFTDRRRAALSTGLTFVACTAVAWAAMAQDSYTYWVHHMAGVGLGGEADDLANQSLHGALLRLGLSGPLEIVLFLVLGAAVAGLALRRAVRYARDGQLLLAVAVTGCAAVVVSPATWQHQLLWVLPALVGRVGRRASDRYVWPVAVVLVMTLPAKMMLPNMAALYPLRDNVVLLAALAAAVAVPFLPRTSPYFDTPVPTSHAPAVPTRFKHVPLLPFLRRVLTRPNLLLELLLIRVTYAAYSQVRLAATGGSNSAGRARAEEHGWQILDIERFLHIDIEHAVNHAVVKVGWLRDFFDFYYTSFHFVVPLAVLGVLYWRRPVDYRWARASLGFATLLALVGFWLYPLAPPRLMPGLGIIDTVHGVQDFTKPDYGTLTHLTNQYAAMPSLHFGWSLWCGVVIAIIAPRMWMKALGLLHPLFTASAIVATGNHWLLDAVGGAAVVAAGFGLTYLFQGPRARTLTAAAVTANTPESRATSEGVSSDPPSPAKDRTGS from the coding sequence GTGGCGAATGCGGAGCACAGTGGGCGACCGGCGGAGTCCTTCGGAGCGTCGGCCGCCGACGCGACCAGAGCAAGGCTGCGCGCCGCGCGCCTGGGCCTGTGGCTGATCGCCGCCGTCCTCGCCGCACGACAGCTGGCCGCGGTGCTCGGCACCCCGCGCGGCGAACGCCTGACGGACCTGGAGACCTGGGTGGGTGAGCACGGCGTCCTGCATGTGAAGGGGTCGCTGTACGAATCCACGCAGTTCACCGGCACCCCTTTCGTGGGCCTCGTCCTCAAGCCCTTCACCCGCGCCGCCGAACAGGCCCTCGGCTGGGGCTGGACCTTCGGCTCGCTTCTGCTGGTCGTGGCCCTCGGCCTGGTCGCCGCCCGCGCCCTGCCGCAGCCGGTCGGCCGCCGTACGGCGCTGCTGGCGGCGCCGGTGGCCGTCAGCCTGCTGATGCTGTCCCTGCCGGTGCGCAACGCGCTGTGGCTCGGCCAGACCAGCATCATCCCGGTGCTGCTCGTCCTGGTCGGCTGCTTCGCGGTACGCGGCGCGCACGGTGACCGGATCGGCGGCGTCCTCATCGGCGTCGCCGCGGCCTTCCAGCCGACCGTTCTGCTCTTCGTCCCCCTGCTGTGGTTCACCGACCGCAGACGCGCCGCCCTGTCCACGGGGCTCACGTTCGTCGCCTGCACCGCCGTCGCCTGGGCGGCCATGGCGCAGGACTCGTACACCTACTGGGTGCACCACATGGCCGGCGTGGGTCTGGGCGGCGAGGCCGACGACCTCGCCAACCAGTCACTCCACGGCGCCCTGCTGCGGCTCGGGCTCTCCGGCCCGCTGGAGATCGTCCTCTTCCTCGTCCTCGGCGCGGCCGTCGCCGGTCTCGCCCTGCGCCGCGCCGTGCGCTACGCCCGCGACGGCCAGCTGCTGCTCGCGGTCGCCGTGACCGGCTGCGCGGCCGTCGTGGTCTCCCCGGCCACCTGGCAGCACCAGCTGCTGTGGGTGCTGCCCGCCCTGGTCGGCCGGGTCGGCAGGCGCGCCTCCGACCGGTACGTGTGGCCGGTCGCCGTCGTCCTGGTCATGACGCTGCCCGCGAAGATGATGCTGCCGAACATGGCGGCGCTCTACCCGCTGCGCGACAACGTCGTCCTGCTCGCGGCGCTGGCCGCCGCCGTCGCCGTGCCCTTCCTGCCCCGCACGTCGCCGTACTTCGACACGCCGGTCCCGACGAGCCACGCCCCGGCCGTCCCGACCCGCTTCAAGCACGTCCCCCTGCTTCCGTTCCTGCGCCGGGTCCTCACCCGCCCGAACCTGCTCCTGGAGCTTCTCCTCATCCGGGTCACGTACGCCGCCTACTCCCAGGTCCGCCTCGCGGCGACCGGCGGCAGCAACTCGGCGGGCCGGGCCCGCGCCGAGGAACACGGGTGGCAGATCCTCGACATCGAGCGCTTCCTGCACATCGACATCGAGCACGCCGTCAACCACGCGGTGGTGAAGGTCGGCTGGCTGCGGGACTTCTTCGACTTCTACTACACGTCGTTCCACTTCGTCGTGCCGCTGGCGGTCCTGGGCGTCCTGTACTGGCGCCGTCCGGTCGACTACCGCTGGGCCCGCGCCTCCCTGGGCTTCGCCACCCTGCTGGCCCTGGTCGGCTTCTGGCTGTACCCGCTGGCCCCGCCGCGGCTGATGCCGGGGCTCGGCATCATCGACACGGTGCACGGCGTGCAGGACTTCACGAAGCCGGACTACGGCACCCTGACGCACCTCACCAACCAGTACGCGGCGATGCCGTCGCTGCACTTCGGCTGGTCGCTCTGGTGCGGCGTGGTGATCGCGATCATCGCGCCGAGGATGTGGATGAAGGCGCTGGGCCTGCTCCACCCCCTCTTCACCGCCTCGGCCATCGTGGCGACCGGCAACCACTGGCTCCTGGACGCGGTGGGCGGCGCGGCCGTGGTCGCCGCGGGCTTCGGCCTGACGTACCTGTTCCAGGGCCCGCGGGCCAGGACCCTCACGGCGGCGGCGGTCACCGCGAACACGCCCGAGTCCCGGGCCACTTCGGAAGGCGTCAGCAGCGATCCGCCGAGCCCGGCGAAGGACCGTACCGGGAGCTGA
- the proP gene encoding glycine betaine/L-proline transporter ProP, with protein MSAAHVATASSPSVSSSASASPSGTEPTVTDPALVRRAVKAAALGNAMEWFDFGVYSYIAVTLGKVFFPSGNPTAQLLSTFGAFAAAFLVRPLGGMVFGPLGDRVGRQKVLALTMILMAAGTFAIGLIPSYATIGVWAPVLLLAARLVQGFSTGGEYAGASTFIAEYAPDKRRGFLGSWLEFGTLAGYIGGAGLVTLMTALLSDGDLTSWGWRIPFLIAGPMGIVGLYLRMRLEETPAFAAEVAKAERKRPKVPLREMVTGQWRALLLCVGLVLVFNVTDYMLLSYMPSYLTSELKYDETHGLLVVLAVMALMMVVQPFAGALTDRVGRRPVIAAGCAGFLLLSVPALLLIREGSLLAVALGMAALGLLLVCFTASMPSALPALFPTRVRYGSLSIGFNISVSLFGGTTPLVVTALIGATGDMMMPAYYMMAAAVIGGVAVWFMSESAGRPLPGSAPAVAPAADGR; from the coding sequence TTGTCGGCCGCCCACGTCGCCACCGCGTCGTCCCCCTCGGTCTCCTCGTCCGCGTCTGCGTCGCCTTCCGGCACCGAGCCCACTGTCACCGATCCCGCGCTGGTCAGGCGTGCCGTCAAGGCGGCGGCGCTGGGCAACGCGATGGAGTGGTTCGACTTCGGTGTCTACAGCTACATCGCCGTGACGCTCGGCAAGGTGTTCTTCCCCTCGGGCAACCCGACGGCACAGCTCCTGTCCACCTTCGGTGCCTTCGCGGCCGCCTTCCTGGTCCGGCCGCTCGGCGGCATGGTCTTCGGGCCGCTCGGGGACCGGGTGGGGCGGCAGAAGGTGCTCGCCCTGACGATGATCCTCATGGCGGCGGGTACGTTCGCGATCGGGCTGATCCCGTCGTACGCGACGATCGGCGTGTGGGCGCCGGTGCTGTTGCTGGCCGCGCGGCTGGTGCAGGGGTTCTCGACCGGGGGTGAGTACGCGGGCGCGTCCACCTTCATCGCGGAGTACGCCCCGGACAAGCGGCGCGGGTTCCTCGGGAGCTGGCTGGAGTTCGGCACGCTGGCCGGATACATCGGCGGTGCGGGTCTGGTGACCCTCATGACGGCGCTGCTGTCGGACGGCGACCTCACGTCCTGGGGGTGGCGGATCCCGTTCCTGATCGCCGGGCCGATGGGCATCGTCGGGCTGTATCTGCGGATGCGGCTGGAGGAGACGCCGGCGTTCGCGGCCGAGGTGGCGAAGGCGGAGAGGAAGCGGCCGAAGGTGCCGCTGCGCGAGATGGTCACCGGGCAGTGGCGGGCGCTGCTGCTCTGCGTCGGCCTGGTGCTGGTCTTCAACGTCACCGACTACATGCTGCTGTCGTACATGCCGAGCTATCTGACGAGCGAGCTGAAGTACGACGAGACGCACGGACTGCTCGTGGTGCTGGCCGTGATGGCGCTGATGATGGTCGTCCAGCCGTTCGCGGGCGCGCTGACCGACCGGGTCGGACGGCGGCCGGTGATCGCCGCGGGCTGCGCCGGGTTCCTGCTCCTGTCCGTCCCGGCGCTGCTGCTGATCCGCGAGGGCAGCCTGCTGGCCGTGGCGCTGGGGATGGCCGCGCTGGGGCTGCTGCTGGTGTGCTTCACGGCTTCGATGCCGTCCGCGCTGCCGGCGCTGTTCCCGACGCGGGTGCGGTACGGGTCGCTGTCGATCGGCTTCAACATCTCCGTGTCCCTCTTCGGCGGGACCACGCCACTGGTGGTGACGGCGCTGATCGGGGCCACGGGCGACATGATGATGCCCGCGTACTACATGATGGCGGCGGCCGTGATCGGTGGCGTCGCGGTGTGGTTCATGTCGGAGTCGGCGGGGCGGCCGTTGCCGGGATCGGCACCGGCGGTCGCACCGGCGGCTGACGGCCGCTGA
- a CDS encoding O-methyltransferase, with protein MSESQLWEDVDAYFISHLTPDDPALEAALRESEAARLPPVNVTATQGKLLQLLAQLQGARTILEIGTLGGYSTIWMARALPADGRLVTLEYSARHAEVATRNLARAGLDALVDVRVGPALESLPKLADENPAPFDLVFIDADKGNNPHYLEWALKLTSTGSLIVIDNVVREGRVADPDDTADDVRGTRAAIELIGAHPRLSGTAIQTVGGKGYDGFALARVLA; from the coding sequence ATGAGCGAGTCGCAGCTCTGGGAAGACGTCGACGCCTACTTCATCAGCCATCTCACCCCCGACGACCCCGCGCTGGAGGCCGCCCTGCGGGAGAGCGAGGCCGCCCGGCTGCCGCCGGTGAACGTCACCGCCACCCAGGGCAAACTCCTCCAGCTCCTCGCCCAGCTCCAGGGCGCCCGCACCATCCTGGAGATCGGCACCCTCGGCGGCTACAGCACCATCTGGATGGCCCGCGCCCTGCCCGCCGACGGCCGCCTCGTCACGCTGGAGTACAGCGCCCGGCACGCCGAGGTCGCCACCCGCAACCTCGCCCGGGCCGGTCTCGACGCCCTCGTCGACGTACGCGTGGGCCCCGCGCTGGAGTCGCTGCCGAAGCTCGCCGACGAGAATCCCGCCCCCTTCGACCTGGTCTTCATCGACGCCGACAAGGGCAACAACCCGCACTACCTGGAGTGGGCCCTCAAGCTCACCAGCACCGGCAGCCTCATCGTCATCGACAACGTGGTCCGCGAAGGGCGGGTCGCCGACCCCGACGACACCGCCGACGACGTACGTGGCACCCGCGCCGCCATCGAACTGATCGGCGCCCACCCCAGGCTCAGCGGCACCGCGATCCAGACCGTCGGCGGCAAGGGCTACGACGGCTTCGCACTGGCACGCGTGCTGGCCTGA
- a CDS encoding FHA domain-containing protein codes for MLELTMATVTAADAGATAGMQMAEAPSEPDAVLRVGRDKSVCRLSTPEDWLFVSRVHLEFRCGPDGTWRLTWLRGSQPDPSSEVRLTVGPHVQPVAYGGTVPLPRGGSGEIVVQDRSEPRSVNVGFYHEV; via the coding sequence GTGCTCGAACTGACCATGGCCACGGTCACCGCGGCGGACGCGGGCGCCACGGCCGGCATGCAGATGGCCGAGGCGCCCAGCGAGCCGGACGCGGTACTGCGGGTGGGCCGGGACAAGTCCGTGTGCCGGCTGTCGACGCCGGAGGACTGGCTGTTCGTCTCCCGGGTCCACCTGGAGTTCCGGTGCGGTCCCGACGGCACGTGGCGGCTGACCTGGCTGCGTGGCTCCCAGCCGGATCCGTCCTCCGAGGTCCGGCTGACCGTGGGTCCGCACGTGCAGCCGGTGGCGTACGGCGGCACCGTGCCGCTGCCGAGGGGCGGCAGCGGCGAGATCGTGGTCCAGGACCGGTCGGAGCCACGCAGCGTCAACGTCGGTTTCTACCACGAGGTGTAG
- a CDS encoding J-domain-containing protein — MTERKPPGVDFESWVDRQIREAEARGEFERLPGAGKPLASEMDSPYDELWWVKRKMAREGFSVLPPALALRKEAEDALEAALKAPSERVVRRIIEAVNVKIRDILLKPPPGPPLGRKPYDVDEVVRQWRERRAER, encoded by the coding sequence ATGACCGAGCGAAAGCCACCTGGCGTCGACTTCGAGTCCTGGGTCGACAGACAGATTCGCGAAGCGGAAGCGCGCGGCGAGTTCGAACGACTGCCCGGCGCGGGCAAGCCCCTCGCGAGCGAGATGGACAGCCCCTACGACGAACTGTGGTGGGTGAAGAGGAAGATGGCCCGCGAGGGCTTCTCCGTGCTGCCGCCCGCCCTCGCCCTGCGCAAGGAGGCGGAGGACGCCCTGGAGGCGGCCCTGAAGGCGCCGTCGGAGCGGGTGGTCCGCCGGATCATCGAGGCGGTCAACGTCAAGATCCGCGACATCCTGCTCAAGCCGCCGCCCGGCCCCCCGCTGGGTAGGAAGCCCTACGACGTCGACGAGGTCGTACGGCAGTGGCGGGAGCGCCGGGCGGAGCGGTGA
- a CDS encoding GNAT family N-acetyltransferase: protein MTWTISPEPYDSPVAAALWRAYYTEVSDRWYLLHEGRRTDPGELEREIAAESGAELVPPRGRLLVARYGGEPAGTSGVRLLDATTAELTRVFVYEGMRGRGGAALLVRAAEDAARALGAARMILDTRTDLVEARTLYARLGYTETAAHNESPYAQHWFAKGLQAAA from the coding sequence ATGACCTGGACCATCTCCCCGGAACCGTACGACTCCCCCGTCGCCGCCGCCCTCTGGCGTGCGTACTACACGGAGGTCAGCGACCGCTGGTACCTGCTGCACGAGGGGCGGCGCACCGACCCCGGCGAGCTGGAACGCGAGATCGCGGCGGAGTCCGGCGCCGAACTCGTCCCGCCCCGGGGGCGGTTGCTGGTAGCGCGGTACGGCGGTGAACCGGCCGGCACCTCGGGCGTACGGCTGCTGGACGCCACCACGGCCGAACTGACCCGGGTCTTCGTGTACGAGGGGATGCGGGGCCGGGGCGGTGCGGCGCTGCTCGTGCGGGCCGCCGAGGACGCGGCACGGGCGCTCGGGGCGGCCCGGATGATCCTCGACACGCGCACCGACCTCGTCGAGGCCCGCACCCTCTACGCACGCCTCGGCTACACCGAGACCGCGGCCCACAACGAGAGCCCGTACGCCCAGCACTGGTTCGCGAAGGGGCTCCAGGCCGCGGCCTGA
- a CDS encoding peptidoglycan-binding domain-containing protein, which produces MTLRAVEAGRPAVAAGATSALPTPLAPSAAPPRAHDLRLFETAATTPVPSGAGPADGSGAGPSDGSGARRSRRRRKGMLLSAAGAVVVVVGAAGYASGLFSYEAPSRDGALPAEVRAGVPDPSPSEGTPTTGTSATPVPQAGSASPSPSASASASASPSASPSPSASSASPSPSRSAEPTPSATSTATEKAPQESQDDDRDFYGNPLRRGDRGPEVVELQQRLAQLYLYTGDIDGNYNHRVEDSVRTYQWARGIRSDDLGVYGPDTRRQLESETREP; this is translated from the coding sequence ATGACGCTGCGCGCCGTCGAGGCCGGGCGGCCCGCCGTCGCCGCCGGGGCGACCTCCGCGCTGCCCACCCCGCTGGCACCCTCGGCCGCCCCACCCCGCGCACACGACCTGCGCCTGTTCGAGACCGCGGCCACCACGCCCGTACCGTCCGGCGCGGGGCCCGCGGACGGCTCCGGCGCAGGACCCTCGGACGGCTCCGGCGCGCGCCGGTCGCGCAGGCGGCGTAAGGGCATGCTGCTGAGCGCCGCCGGAGCGGTCGTGGTCGTGGTGGGTGCCGCCGGGTACGCGAGCGGGCTGTTCTCCTACGAGGCACCGTCACGGGACGGAGCGCTGCCGGCCGAGGTCCGGGCCGGCGTGCCGGACCCGTCGCCCAGTGAGGGCACCCCGACCACGGGAACGAGCGCCACCCCCGTCCCGCAGGCCGGCTCCGCGTCGCCGTCCCCGTCGGCCTCCGCGTCCGCCTCCGCGAGCCCGTCGGCCTCGCCGTCCCCGTCGGCGTCGAGCGCGTCGCCGTCGCCGTCCCGGTCGGCCGAACCGACGCCGAGCGCGACGTCCACGGCGACCGAGAAGGCCCCGCAGGAGTCGCAGGACGACGACCGCGACTTCTACGGCAACCCGCTGCGGCGCGGCGACCGGGGCCCCGAGGTCGTGGAACTCCAGCAGCGGCTGGCCCAGTTGTACCTGTACACCGGCGACATCGACGGCAACTACAACCACCGCGTCGAGGACTCGGTCCGCACGTACCAGTGGGCCCGCGGCATCCGCTCCGACGACCTCGGCGTCTACGGACCGGACACCCGGCGCCAACTGGAGTCGGAGACGCGCGAGCCCTGA
- a CDS encoding HAD-IA family hydrolase — MTATATTVLPARALLLDMDGTLVNSDAAVERVWRRWADRNGLDGDEVLKVVHGRQGYASMALLLPERPMEQNHADNARMLAEETADTEGVVAIPGAPDFLASLRGLPHALVTSADVALSTARMAAAGLAQPDVRVTAESVGASKPDPEGFLKGAAELGIAPADCVAFEDSGAGIAAARAAGMRVVGVGPRAGFHGPDVVVEDLTSVRVEAGADGGLRLHIG; from the coding sequence ATGACGGCCACCGCCACCACCGTTCTGCCCGCCCGCGCCCTGCTGCTCGACATGGACGGCACCCTCGTCAACTCGGACGCCGCCGTCGAGCGCGTCTGGCGGCGCTGGGCCGACCGGAACGGGCTGGACGGCGACGAGGTCCTGAAGGTCGTCCACGGACGGCAGGGCTACGCCTCGATGGCGCTGCTGCTGCCGGAGCGGCCCATGGAGCAGAACCACGCCGACAACGCGCGCATGCTCGCCGAGGAGACCGCCGACACCGAGGGCGTCGTCGCGATCCCCGGCGCGCCGGACTTCCTCGCCTCGCTGCGCGGCCTCCCGCACGCCCTGGTGACCTCCGCCGACGTGGCGCTGTCCACCGCGCGGATGGCCGCCGCCGGGCTCGCGCAGCCGGACGTCCGGGTCACCGCCGAGTCGGTCGGCGCCAGCAAGCCCGACCCCGAGGGCTTCCTCAAGGGCGCCGCCGAACTGGGCATCGCCCCCGCGGACTGCGTGGCCTTCGAGGACTCCGGCGCCGGCATCGCGGCCGCCCGGGCCGCCGGGATGCGGGTCGTGGGCGTGGGCCCGCGGGCCGGCTTCCACGGTCCGGACGTGGTCGTGGAGGACCTGACGTCGGTACGGGTGGAGGCCGGCGCCGACGGCGGTCTGCGGCTGCACATCGGCTGA
- a CDS encoding TMEM165/GDT1 family protein, with protein MISLTVTALVFGVVFLAELPDKTALAGLVLGTRYRASYVFAGVAAAFALHVVLAVAAGSVLTLLPQQLVHALTGVLFLGGAAVLLMKRDEEDEEIRKPEDQSFWKVSGAGFMLILVAEFGDLTQIMTANLAARYDDPLSVGLGAVLALWAVAGLGIVGGKALMKRVPLRLITKVAALLMLGLGVWSLWEAIAG; from the coding sequence TTGATCAGCCTGACCGTGACGGCGCTCGTCTTCGGCGTCGTCTTCCTCGCCGAACTGCCCGACAAGACCGCACTCGCCGGCCTCGTCCTCGGCACCCGCTACCGCGCCTCCTACGTCTTCGCGGGCGTGGCCGCCGCCTTCGCGCTGCACGTCGTGCTCGCGGTCGCGGCCGGCAGTGTGCTCACCCTGCTGCCGCAGCAGCTCGTGCACGCGCTGACCGGTGTGCTGTTCCTGGGCGGCGCCGCCGTGCTGCTGATGAAGAGGGACGAGGAGGACGAGGAGATCCGCAAGCCGGAGGACCAGTCCTTCTGGAAGGTCTCCGGGGCGGGCTTCATGCTCATCCTGGTCGCCGAGTTCGGCGACCTCACGCAGATCATGACCGCCAACCTGGCGGCCCGCTACGACGACCCGCTCTCCGTCGGCCTCGGCGCGGTGCTGGCCCTGTGGGCGGTGGCCGGGCTCGGCATCGTCGGGGGGAAGGCCCTGATGAAGCGGGTTCCGCTGCGGCTGATCACGAAGGTCGCGGCGCTGCTCATGCTGGGCCTCGGTGTGTGGAGCCTGTGGGAAGCGATCGCCGGCTGA
- a CDS encoding HNH endonuclease family protein codes for MPKFYARRRLGFLAAFTGLIASAGLLNGPAASAALPTPVSAATARSYLASLTVATENRTGYDRDLFPHWITQSGACNTRETVLKRDGSGVVTDSSCAATSGSWYSPYDGATWSASGDVDIDHLVPLAEAWDSGAGSWTTSRRQSFANDLTRPQLLAVTDNVNQAKGDQDPATWMPSRSAYHCTYVRAWVQVKYYYGLSVDSAEKSALQSRLANC; via the coding sequence ATGCCGAAGTTCTACGCGCGTCGACGCCTCGGTTTCCTCGCCGCGTTCACCGGCCTCATAGCCTCGGCCGGGCTGCTCAACGGCCCGGCCGCCTCCGCCGCCCTCCCCACCCCGGTCAGCGCCGCCACCGCCCGCTCCTACCTCGCCTCCCTCACCGTGGCCACCGAGAACCGCACCGGCTACGACCGCGACCTCTTCCCGCACTGGATCACCCAGTCGGGTGCCTGCAACACCCGCGAGACCGTCCTCAAGCGCGACGGCTCGGGCGTCGTCACCGACTCCTCCTGCGCCGCCACCAGCGGCAGCTGGTACTCCCCCTACGACGGCGCCACCTGGTCCGCCTCCGGCGACGTCGACATCGACCACCTGGTCCCGCTCGCCGAGGCCTGGGACTCCGGCGCCGGCTCCTGGACCACCTCGCGGCGCCAGTCCTTCGCCAACGACCTGACCCGCCCCCAGCTCCTCGCGGTCACCGACAACGTCAATCAGGCCAAGGGCGACCAGGACCCGGCCACCTGGATGCCCTCGCGCTCCGCCTACCACTGCACCTACGTCCGCGCCTGGGTCCAGGTGAAGTACTACTACGGCCTCTCGGTCGACTCCGCCGAGAAGTCGGCCCTGCAGAGCCGGCTCGCGAACTGCTGA
- a CDS encoding alkaline phosphatase D family protein, whose product MAGLRLGPLLRYTDGSCATVWVETNRPCTAEVRCADGARGTARTFQVAGHHYALVAVSGLTPGTSTEYEVLLDGTRAWPPPDSPFPPSVISTPTEEDGLRVAFGSCRWAAPPAGGKDPVGPDALDTLSARIAAAPTGERPDVLLLLGDQVYADEVSDATRQWISGRRDLNEPPGEQVADYEEYTHLYYESWRDPEVRWLLSTVPSCMIFDDHDVIDDWNTSAAWLADMRATDWWRERLMSGLMSYWVYQQLGNLSPDELAADPLYAAVRETPDGTDALRDFAARADAEPASVRWSYRRDFGRTRLVMVDSRAGRVLEEDRRAMLDPGEAAWLREQVLDERDSYDHLLIGTSLPWLLPHLVHDVETWNAAMCGGERGARWAQRGERIRRGADLEHWSAFPSSFDALADLIAEAGTGPGAPATISVLSGDVHHAYVAEPSWEDRAPDARVAQLTCSPVHNSVPPSIRLGFRFGWSALARALGRRIARHGRCAPAAVSWRKTGGPWFGNQLMTLTLRGRSARLRLEQARTDRGGGITLRTAMERDLA is encoded by the coding sequence ATGGCCGGTCTGCGCCTGGGGCCACTGCTGAGGTACACCGACGGCTCGTGCGCGACCGTCTGGGTCGAGACGAACCGGCCCTGCACCGCCGAGGTGCGCTGCGCCGACGGCGCCCGCGGCACCGCCCGCACCTTCCAGGTCGCGGGGCACCACTACGCCCTGGTCGCGGTGAGCGGCCTGACGCCCGGTACGTCGACGGAGTACGAGGTGCTCCTCGACGGCACCCGCGCCTGGCCGCCGCCGGACTCGCCGTTCCCGCCGTCCGTGATCAGCACGCCCACCGAGGAGGACGGCCTGCGCGTCGCCTTCGGCTCCTGCCGCTGGGCCGCGCCGCCCGCCGGCGGGAAGGACCCGGTGGGCCCGGACGCGCTGGACACCCTCTCCGCCCGCATCGCGGCCGCCCCCACGGGCGAACGTCCCGACGTACTCCTCCTGCTCGGCGATCAGGTGTACGCCGACGAGGTCTCCGACGCCACGCGGCAGTGGATCTCCGGCCGCCGCGACCTGAACGAGCCCCCGGGCGAGCAGGTCGCCGACTACGAGGAGTACACCCACCTCTACTACGAGTCCTGGCGCGACCCCGAGGTGCGCTGGCTGCTCTCCACCGTCCCCAGCTGCATGATCTTCGACGACCACGACGTCATCGACGACTGGAACACCTCGGCCGCCTGGCTCGCCGACATGCGGGCCACCGACTGGTGGCGCGAGCGCCTGATGAGCGGGCTGATGTCCTACTGGGTGTACCAGCAGCTGGGCAACCTCTCCCCCGACGAGCTGGCCGCCGACCCCCTCTACGCGGCCGTCCGCGAGACCCCCGACGGCACCGACGCCCTGCGCGACTTCGCCGCCCGCGCCGACGCCGAGCCGGCGTCCGTCCGCTGGAGCTACCGGCGCGACTTCGGCCGCACCCGGCTGGTCATGGTCGACTCCCGCGCGGGCCGCGTCCTGGAGGAGGACCGCCGCGCGATGCTCGACCCGGGCGAGGCGGCCTGGCTGCGCGAACAGGTCCTGGACGAGCGGGACTCCTACGACCATCTGCTGATCGGCACCTCCCTGCCCTGGCTGCTGCCCCACCTGGTGCACGACGTGGAGACCTGGAACGCCGCGATGTGCGGCGGCGAACGGGGCGCCCGCTGGGCACAGCGCGGCGAGCGGATCCGGCGCGGGGCCGACCTGGAGCACTGGTCCGCCTTCCCGTCGTCCTTCGACGCCCTCGCCGACCTGATCGCCGAGGCCGGTACGGGGCCGGGAGCCCCCGCGACGATCAGCGTGCTCTCGGGCGACGTGCACCACGCCTACGTGGCCGAACCGTCCTGGGAGGACCGCGCGCCCGACGCCCGGGTGGCCCAGCTGACCTGCTCCCCCGTCCACAACTCCGTGCCGCCGTCGATCCGCCTCGGCTTCCGCTTCGGCTGGAGCGCCCTGGCCCGCGCCCTCGGGCGGCGCATCGCCCGGCACGGACGGTGTGCGCCGGCCGCGGTCAGCTGGCGCAAGACCGGCGGACCCTGGTTCGGCAACCAGCTCATGACGCTGACCCTGCGGGGGCGTTCGGCACGGCTGCGGCTGGAGCAGGCCCGGACGGACCGGGGCGGCGGCATCACCCTGCGGACGGCCATGGAGCGGGATCTGGCGTAG
- a CDS encoding DoxX family protein, producing MSGRLDSAQPYALGLFRMVVGLLFACHGAASLFGVLGGAGGTGGTIDSGTWPGWYAAVIQLVGGGLVLLGLGTRAAAIVSSGSMAYAYFKVHQPDALWPMENGGEAAAMFCWALLLLAFTGSGAFGLDRLFARRGAERKETAPERQTPVAA from the coding sequence ATGTCCGGACGCCTCGACAGCGCCCAGCCCTACGCCCTCGGCCTGTTCCGCATGGTCGTCGGCCTCCTCTTCGCCTGCCACGGAGCCGCCTCCCTCTTCGGCGTCCTCGGCGGCGCGGGAGGTACCGGCGGCACGATCGACTCGGGCACCTGGCCCGGCTGGTACGCGGCCGTGATCCAGCTGGTCGGCGGCGGCCTCGTCCTGCTCGGCCTCGGCACCCGCGCCGCCGCGATCGTGTCCTCGGGCTCGATGGCCTACGCGTACTTCAAGGTGCACCAGCCCGACGCCCTGTGGCCGATGGAGAACGGCGGTGAGGCCGCCGCCATGTTCTGCTGGGCCCTCCTCCTGCTCGCCTTCACCGGCTCGGGCGCGTTCGGGCTGGACCGGCTCTTCGCGCGACGCGGTGCGGAGCGGAAGGAGACCGCCCCGGAGCGGCAGACGCCGGTCGCGGCCTGA